A genomic segment from Nicotiana sylvestris chromosome 1, ASM39365v2, whole genome shotgun sequence encodes:
- the LOC104212497 gene encoding glucose-1-phosphate adenylyltransferase large subunit 3, chloroplastic/amyloplastic, with amino-acid sequence MAVAADSRFALSAAGQLHNTTVALTGRNLRVVKFCNGELMGKKLKFTKFQLRSNVVKPNICMSLTADVAGEAKLKDLEPEKADTRTVVAIILGGGAGTRLFPLTKRRAKPAVPIGGAYRLIDVPMSNCINSGINKVYILTQFNSASLNRHIARAYNFGNGVTFGDGYVEVLAATQTPGEAGKRWFQGTADAVRQFHWLFEDQRSKDIEDVLILSGDHLYRMDYMDFVQSHRKSGADITISSLPIDDRRASDFGLMKIDDTGRVLSFSEKPKGDDLKAMAVDTSVLGLSPEEAKKKPYIASMGVYVFKKEILLNLLRWRFPTANDFGSEIIPASAKEFCVKAYLFNDYWEDIGTIRSFFEANLALTEHPPSFSFYDATKPIYTSRRNLPPSAIDNSKIVDSIVSHGSFLTNCFVEHSVVGIRSRIGSNVHLKDTVMLGADYYETDAEIASHLAEGKVPIGIGENTRIKECIIDKNARIGKNVVIANSEGVQEADRSSEGFYIRSGITVILKNSTISDGLVI; translated from the exons ATGGCGGTTGCCGCCGACAGCCGTTTCGCCTTATCAGCGGCAGGCCAACTTCATAACACAACTGTAGCATTGACAGGGAGAAACTTAAGGGTAGTGAAGTTCTGCAATGGAGAGTTGATGGGAAAGAAGCTCAAGTTTACAAAATTTCAGTTAAGGAGCAATGTGGTGAAGCCTAATATCTGCATGTCACTTACAGCTGATGTTGCAGGTGAGGCTAAG TTAAAGGATCTTGAACCGGAGAAGGCCGATACAAGGACTGTAGTAGCAATCATTCTAGGAGGGGGAGCTGGCACTCGTCTTTTCCCCCTCACCAAGCGCCGTGCTAAGCCTGCT GTTCCAATTGGAGGAGCATACAGGCTAATTGATGTACCAATGAGCAACTGCATCAACAGTGGCATCAACAAAGTTTACATTCTCACCCAATTCAACTCTGCCTCGCTTAACAGGCATATTGCTCGGGCTTACAACTTTGGCAATGGTGTCACATTCGGAGATGGCTATGTCGAG GTCTTAGCAGCAACTCAAACACCAGGTGAAGCAGGTAAAAGATGGTTCCAAGGTACTGCAGATGCTGTTAGGCAATTCCACTGGCTTTTTGAG GATCAAAGAAGCAAGGACATAGAAGATGTGCTCATTCTCTCTGGAGATCACTTGTATAGAATGGACTACATGGACTTTGTTCAG AGTCATAGGAAAAGTGGTGCAGACATTACCATATCAAGCTTGCCAATAGACGACAG ACGTGCTTCAGATTTTGGCTTGATGAAAATTGATGACACAGGACGGGTCCTGTCCTTCAGCGAAAAGCCAAAAGGAGATGACTTGAAGGCGATG GCAGTAGACACATCTGTTCTGGGATTATCCCCGGAAGAGGCTAAAAAGAAACCTTACATTGCTTCAATGGGAGTTTACGTCTTCAAGAAGGAGATTCTCCTAAATCTCTTAAG aTGGCGTTTTCCGACAGCAAATGACTTTGGTTCAGAGATTATTCCTGCCTCTGCCAAAGAATTCTGTGTCAAG GCTTACTTATTCAATGATTACTGGGAAGATATTGGTACAATCAGATCCTTTTTTGAAGCAAACCTTGCACTCACTGAACAC ccaCCAAGTTTTAGTTTCTATGATGCAACAAAGCCTATTTACACATCAAGGAGAAACTTACCGCCGTCAGCGATTGATAACAGCAAG ATTGTTGATTCAATTGTATCACATGGTAGTTTCTTGACCAATTGCTTCGTGGAGCACAGTGTTGTCGGAATCCGATCCCGTATAGGCTCCAATGTTCACTTGAAG GACACAGTGATGCTTGGTGCTGACTACTATGAAACTGATGCTGAGATTGCCTCACACCTAGCTGAAGGAAAAGTGCCTATTGGAATAGGAGAAAATACAAGAATAAA AGAATGCATCATTGATAAGAATGCAAGAATTGGAAAGAACGTAGTTATTGCCAACTCAGAG GGCGTACAAGAAGCAGACAGATCCTCAGAAGGTTTTTACATTCGATCAGGCATAACAGTCATATTGAAGAACTCAACAATTTCAGATGGATTAGTGATATGA